CTGGCTGGGAGGTCTTTCCTCCTATCCAATGTCTTATGACTCGTTTTTTGCAGTGGAGCGAGAGATCCAATACCTAACTCTGAGTTACAGGAACAAGACAGTGACAGCTATAACTGGAGTGCCCAGGAACAACTCCTATACCCCCACATCTGATGTATGTGattcacaggaaaaaacaaaaatagcaaatcCACAAATTACAACAGCTAGATTTACAAAATCCGTTCATCCAAGGGTGGTGGAAGGCAGGAATGGGAGATTTGAGGGTAAATGGCACagggagaaaaacaaagtatTCAGATCATTCCAGACACAGGGGCTGGCAAAGGCTAGAAAATAGTTGCAGAAAAACCTGTGGTCCTTTCAGACTCACAGTGGTGTTAAAAATCCACATGTATTAAGAGATTCTGCCTTACGTGCACCAGAGACAATACTTCCAGTTCCTTGGTGAGAAGGGAATGTGTAGAGAGAGGGCTtttggcacagtgcctgggaaGGGTAAGGTGAACAAGGAAAAGATCTTCCACAGCCTCCTACcaatcccacccacccccttcaGAGGGCAGGAGATTCAGTGGCCTGCAGCAGCCTTTGGTTTGGCAGGTAATGGATATGGTGAAGAGAACCTTCTCTTCAGGAGTTGAGCTACTCAGGGCAGACTACAGATAGACTATCTTGTGAAAGAGTCTGTTGCTTAAGACCACTAAGGAGAAGAGGCACAACTGGAAAAGGTATATGCTTTGCCAGGGGTCTTTGCTTCATTGGCACTGATGATTAAAGGAAAGAAGGTAAGAAGAGGTAGCTACTGATAATGTATGAGGACTGCATTGCTgtgagaaaagccaaggacaaaccaaatccaaagtaGTAAGGCCAgttcctttatatattttcaaCTGCTGGTGTGTTTCAATTCCTTTGGACCAGCGATCTTCAGAGCagttaagagagaagagaaggaacatATGCAAGAGACTAACCAGCTGACTAACAAGGTGGATGGGAAAGAGACTCATAAATATCCTCTGGATGAGGAAAATAGCCTGTAGCAAAAAGTTGAAGAGCATGTCAGCAGTTATTTTGCTGACACTAGGGAATGGGTTAGGCTTCCTCCCTGATACTTCAAGTGCCAGATCAACTATATCTTGAAACCAAATGGCATTGACAACTTTGCTGAGCACAAATTAGGGGAGCTCCCAGAAAGCACTGAAAATTGATGTAAGAAAGAATTCCAGCCACAACCAAACATCTCCATATAGCAATGGATCACCAATAATTTGTGCTTTTACTGACTGAAGCACAGGAATAAATACTTGATAAAATAAGAGGAGACCAAACCAGAATACTCTGCCATTCTAAGCATAGCACCAGAAATTCTACTAATAATATGTGATTCACTCTTCTGTTTCTGTTCTATGCTCTGGGCTCTTCACTGTGCCAAGACACTACTTGCTCTTCGCTGCCGCTACTCCTCTTTTTTGCTGGATTTGAGTATCTACTttagtatgctggtttgaatgtattatgtcccccaaacgccattatctttgatgtaatcttgtgtgggcagacctatcagtgttaattagattgtaattctttgagtgtttccatgaaatatgccccacccaactgtgggtgataactctgatgaaatattcccatggaggcgtggctgcacccattcagggtgggccttaatcactggagccatataaatgaactggcaaagagagggaactcagtgccgctgagagtgacattctgaagaggagctatagccaagaggacactctgaagaatacccagaagctgagagaggaactgcagtttgaagacggctgttgaaagcagacccttgctccagagaagagagagaggacaaataccccaagtgcaactaagagtgatatttttgaggaactgcagcctagagaggaacgtcctgcgagaaaaccattttgaaaccagaactttggagcagatgccagccacgtgccttctcagctaacagaggttttctggatgccgttggccatcctccagtgaaagtacctgattgctgatgtgttaccttggacactttatggccttaagacctcaactgtgtaaccaaataaacccccttttataaaagccaatccacttctggtgttttgcatgctggcagcattagcaaactagaacacagagatGGTACAAATACCCCAGGTGGAGTCTTTGTCAGACATCTCTTCACCACCCAAACTACCAACTAcacagaggagagagaagcaCCCCAAAATCTCCCATCAGGAAGGACCTTAATGAGCAACAAAACTGTATAGCTGGAACTAATGCTGGAAACAGCCATGAAACTAGGCTTTACTTCCACAGAATGAAGTTGTTCTAATATCATTTGAAGCCTAAGAAGAGGAGGATTCTTCCTTTTAAagttgaggaggaggagggaatgaAGCATTTGGAAGACTCTGTGTACAGGTTTTTGATGAgcataaatttgcatttctctgggataaatgctcaGGAGTGCAATTCCTGAATCATATGGTTGTTTAGTTCTCAAGacactaccaaactgttttccagggaaactgtgccattttacattcctaccagccaTATCTGAGTGATctagtttctctacatcctcagcAACATTGGATACTtaccccccccaccttttttttcaattttagccattctgataggtatgAAGTGGTTTCATTgtggctttattttacatttccctaatgactaatgatgttgaacaacattttatgtatttatttgccatttgtgtatccttgtaggtcttttgcccattttctgattggatttgatttttttactgttgagttgcttttttttgaaatacagttttattgagatatgttcacacaccctacagtcatccacagtgtagtcAGTTatccacagcaccatcatacagttgtgcgttcatcaccagaatcaatttttgaatcgtttccttactccaaaataaaaataaaagcaaaaaagagcacccaaaactttccatctccTTCATCTCACcctattcatctaatttttgtccccatttttccactcatctgtccacacatgGATAAAGGGAGCGCGAGCCacgaagttttcacaatcacacagtcacactgtgcaagctacatagttatacaactgtcttcaagaatcaaggttactgggttacagttcagcaccttcaggtatttccctctagccattccaacacactaaaaactaaaacattgtatctatgtagtgcataagaataccctccagagtgacctcttgactatttgaaatctcccagccactggaaccttactttgtttcatctctcttcccccttctggtcaaagattttctcagtcccacagtgctgggttcaggctcatacccaggagtcatttcctacGTTGCCAGGGGGCTTCACACCCCTGGATGTCAtgagaggggagggtagtgagttcacctgccaagtgggcttggTGGGGGgagcacatctgagcaacaaagaggctctcttgggtgcaattttaagtaggcttagcctctcctttgcatcaacAAGCCTCACAAGAGAAACCCCAGATTTTGAGGGCtcggcccaccaaattggcagtcctcaatgtgtGCGAGAAAATCAAcagtaacccaggtggggaagtccagcatTTCCGCATTTCTTCCCAGTTCCTTAGGGGGCCCTgcaatacacttttactctctgtctgtatcactctgggatgtattgggatttcaccccaacctgtacaaactcatcaaatcccatttcccattcaaagctccatgcacctatagTGTTCAAGTAAAttgattgtacaagttaaattatctagtgtgctacagaaaatatagatcctgcaccaaataaacatctcctcccttggtctcacacaaaagttgtagttttaaaacccagtcagtatcatcctttaccctttggcctgatttgccttagtcctaaccagatccacttcattcatatctctaattgaagtctgaactctttttcagctctttcaacaattacttttgagttttgagagtttttcatatattctagatactagtcctttgttggatatatggtttgcaaatattttctcccagtctgtagcttgtcttttcatgcTCTTAACAGGTCTTTCCCagagtaaaagttttaaatttgataaagaaaatttaccagttttccttttgttcatgATTTTGGTGTTGAGTCTAATAACTCTTTAACTAGTCATAGATcctaaagattttcttctatgttcttttcctaaaagttttacattttatgtttaaggctatgatccattttgtataagatgtgagtcttaggttgaggttcatttttttgctTATGGATGTCCATTTGTTCTGACATCATTTTATGAGAAGGCTATGCTTCCTCCATTAAAATTGCTTTtgtatctttgtcaaaaatcaggtgGTCATgtttgtgtggatctatttctgggttctctgttcCATTCCATCCCTCCACCAATatcacagtcttgattactgtgaGTAGCTGTATAAGAAATATTGAAATTGGTAAACTGATTcttcccactttattctttttttcaaatttggttTAGCTATTCTTGTCTtctgcctttccatataaattctaGAATAATCCTGTCTCTGTCTACAAAAAgtcttgctggaattttgataagaaTCAAAGGAGACTTAACAAGAtctgcttttccatttatttagatcttttttatttctttcaccagcattttgtagttttcaacatATAAaccttcatgtgtttcttttttaaccacactattatttttgtttttttttaattagagaagttgtaggtttacagaaaaatcatgcatcaaaTATGGAGTTCACATATACCAcgctattattaattccttgcattagtatggtacgtttgttacagttcatgaaagaacatttttatgatttatAGCCATGGTTTATGTTAGGGTCAGTGTTTGTGTTGTACTGTCCTgtggggtttgttttgtttttgtttttttatttttattgtagtaacatatacaacctaaaatttccctttttaaccacattcaaatataattcagtgctgttaattatgttcacaatcgcacgttttgttagatttacacctaagttttttgtttttttttttttagcagttggtCAGCACTTGTTTTTAAGGACTGTCTGCTTCATAGGTTCTCAGTGGGACTCGAGTACACTATAGCTGTAACTATCAAGTTTTGATTTCTTCATGTTCTCTTCTCATTTTGTTTGGTGCTTACAATGGTTAGGAATTTGTAAAAATGATCCTCTGAAGTTCATTTCAATTAATCTCATCTGTtctttttctctgccttttaatagtgTTGTTTATCCCTAGGAATTTGCAAGGGGTGAGGTGATCCAGCTCTTTAGAACTCTCCAGTTGAGCAGATCTTTGTGCCCTGAAGAGCACCTCCCTAAACATTTGATTCTGTTGTCTTTATTCCAGGAGTGGTGGTTCCTTCCAAGACCAAAATTGtgtgccatttttctactcttgtGTTAACTTGTGGGCAGCCACACACCCTTCAAATAGTTCCCCGAGATGAGTATGACAACCCCACCAACAATTCCATGTCCTTGAGAGATGAGCACAATTACAGTTTGTCCATTCATGAGGTAAGCAGACACCTTCTTTCTTTGTGTGTTAGGGAGAAGGGACTCCTTTCTCTGTCATTCTCACTTGGTCTAATTCACTcctatctcttttctttttctacctgATTTCTGGGCCATAACTTTTTCATCTAAAAATACCTGTCTCATTAGTAGTTGTGAGACTTGTGATATATCATAGATAGGAAAGTTCTTCGTAAAGGGTAAATTGCCTTGCAAACGGAAAACTATATATGTTAAGTGATGCTGTGTTCTCCTACAGCTTGGTGCTCAAGAAGAAGAAAGCTCTAATGTCTCATTTGAGAAGTCAGTGACCTCCAACAGGCAGACTTGCCAGGTGTTCTTGCGACTCACCCTACATTCTTGTGGCTGCTTCCATGCCTGCATTTCATACCAAAATCAGCCAATCAGTAATGGTGAATTTGACATTATCGTTCTGAGTGGTGAGTTGAAAGAAAAGCTCTGATTTGGCTATATTCCCAGGAAACTTGTTCTTTGCATGTTTGTACCCTTCTGACTGACTTCATAGACATTTGATATTTGAGCCAAATTGGCCTAGAATCCTGTGTATTAAAGGGCTAGCAACAGGTAAATTTCCCCCTTCAACTCCTACCTTAAACTTTATTCCTTGTTATCTTTCAGAGAATGAGAAGAATATTGTTGAACGCAATGTGTCCACTTCAGGGGTGAGCATTTACTTTGAGGCTTATCTTTATAATGCCACCAACTGTACCAGCACACTTCCATCCACGCACCTGAGCTCTTCCCAGCGTCGGCCCTCCACTGCCGTTGAAGAGGAAGATGAAGATTCCCCCTCTGAGTGCCCCACCCCTGAGAAGGTGAAGAAACCAAAGAAAGTGTACTGCTACGTGTCACCAAAGGTTGGAACTTCCATTCTCGCCTCAGAATCCCCTGCCTGTGCCTGCATGTAATTGCTATTCGTTAACAGAAAACATGAGGTAGCAGTCTGAAAATCAGGGCAAGATCATTGACTTATAGGCTTTCTAGGATACTAAGAGGCTCCTTAAAGTTGAGCAAAAAATTGTGCTATTTCTTTTATGAATGTTTGGTTTGGACTAGATTAAATCTCTGTCTAGAGATTCCGTGTCCATTGGTGCTTTACTTCACCTCTGGCATTCTGCTCCTTGATTGCTTCTGGGAAAATGTTTCAAGGCATGACTCTTAGAACTTTAAAGGAAATGACTTTtaaccactaaaactttctcactAGTATTATAAAAATCACTGTTTGTCCGTTGTGCTATATTGGAACAATTTGATCTTTCATTCCATAATTTGTGAATCATCTATAAATGAGTATCACTATCAGGATAGAGAAGTGGAATAGAGAGATTCTGGCAGAGACAAGAAGGTGAAGTTCCCAAGGCCCCTGAGCTAAGAGGCTCTTTGTGTtaggcattttctttttaatatttgtattttgcttattcattcagcCCTCATAAAAATGAAACTGTCCAAACATCCCATTTTATCTCTTTAATCTTGTAACCAAAATTGATTTCTAATTCTGTTCTACTTCAGAACACTTTGCTGTgtaccaaatattttaaaatctgactTTAATTTGGGTTGTGGGGAGTAGTGATGAGGGGAATGGGCAAGGATATAGAAGAAACAAGATGGGCCATgaattgataattgttgaagctggtgTTGGGTTctatttttgtttcctaggctactcaagcaaattTCATGTAAAGGGTtcgcttaaacaatggtaattgaatggctcacggttttgaggttaggaaaaaagtccaaatcaaggcatcatcaaggcaatactttgtcgccgtggcattctggggctggctgctggagatccttggtcctaAGCCCTATAACATAGCAGtgtacatggtggcctctcctggtctcgcgcttttcttctggtttccactgatgttcagcttctggcagcTCCCTCTgaagctttctctctctgtctgaatttcattccacttctaaagacccatcctgattgaggtgggacacaccttaactgaatttttacctcatcaaaaggtccttcttacaatgggttcacacccacaggaatgggttaagtttaagaaaatgtttttctgggttacatatagctccaaaccaccacaggttctttatactgttttttctttttttagtatgtgtttgaaattttctatactgaacagttacaaaaagagaaaagaaaaaatgtcacaagctttttttgattaattttaaaaaattattgcattggtttttcatcttttataagTGAAATAAAGAGACCCCTCTTTATTCTCATATAAGGAATTTTTATAAACTTCTTTTTGCGTGAGTACCCTGTATCTCCCACCCTTGCTGGTAAATCCTTGGTAACATTAAAATAAGAACAACCAGTTGATATGGGCCACTCGTGATCCCTGTCTATTGACTTAGAGGAAGTCAATCAGAATAGCACCAGGCTGAGCAGAAGTAGATTTGATTGTTTGCAGGTGATACCTTCTCTGCTCATAAAGTGAAAACCTGGCCTCAGATATTTGGAAATTGTAGTAAGACTTGAGTATTAAGATTATAAAATGTGTCTCTGTGAAATTGCATCATCAGAGTAAAGTTTTTAATATGTCTCTTTTGCATATAGTTGATGTGTTTATTTGATTTTAGTACTGATCAAATGATCTTCTTTGTCCATGGGGGTAATGTAGGTAAGTACTTTGATATTTGGATTACAGTGCCCAAATAGAGCCGTTTTATTAattattcactttattttctaTATGTTTGTCCTCCAGCAATTCTCAGTGAAGGAGTTCTACCTGAAAATCATTCCCTGGCGCCTTTACACCTTCCGAGTGTGTCCAGGAACAAAAGTAAGTTCAGTCTTACCTTTGATTTGTTCTAAGCAGGCTTCAACTCTCTGAAACCTCTcagcctttttttccccctttcttcctaGAACAGCTTTTGTTTCTGGAAGTTCTTTTCACTGTACACACAGGATTCACTGCCAAATAAAGAAAGGGTTGTTATTTCCTCAATAAATGGCATGAAGAATATATAAATTCTAGAAGGATATGTGCCTGCAGAAACAGAAATTATTAGGAACTCAGAATACTTCAACGGTTATCTTTTGCCCCAATggcattttcatatatataaaaatacatattttttaaaaactttcctaGGTTTTTAGGATCTAAACTTTTGCCCAAAGTCTTGAAtgtatcattttataaaaatcactTTCCTCTGGTCAGTTTACCCAACCTTTTTAGGTGGTTGTTACTTGCTATTTTATGTCTTCTTAGTTTTTTACCCTTTTTATACTTTATGTTGGATGGTCTGCAGTGTTGCTTGTGGTAAAAACTTTCTcattttgccagggctgctataacaaataccacagactagttggcttaaacaacaggaatttattgtctcacagttttggagactggaagtccaaaatcaaggtgtcagcagaatccggctttctctgaagtctgtatcATTCTGATGGTGGCTTGCCCGTggtccataactcagtctctgcctctgtcacatggtgatctgtctcctgtctcttcctcacTCCTCctgctgtgtccaaatttcctctgcttctaagaactccagtcatattggattaaggcccactccgATTCAGTGCAGCCttatcttaataggatcttctaaggtcctttttacaaataagttcatatCCACTGGACCagaagttaggacttgaacatgtcatgGGACATGccagggacatgattcaatctgtaACACTAACTAAAGGCAGTCTCTGCAacccaaataatttaaaataaaatttgaattgtAGAGCACTGAGGTGAAAAATAAGGGCATGTGCGCCCGGTAAAGACCAGCTCGGAGAAAGAAGCTTAACGTGTTTTTAGTTATTGGTACAGAAGGGTAGGGTTGTGGAAGGTTTTTGCTGGGATTGAGGGTTTTATAgattgccttcttttttttctctctgctagTTTTCGTACCTTGGCCCCGACCCTGTCCATAAGCTCCTTACACTGGTAGTAGATGATGGTATTCAGCCTCCCGTGGAGCTCAGCTGTAAGGAGAGGAACATTTTAGCGGCCACTTTTATCCGCTCCCTCCATAAGAACATAGGTAAGGTTGAACAGGGATTCTGATATGGAAAGCAGGGATTGCACCTACTCTGGATGCATGGGAGTGTAGAGGTTGAGACTCCACAGATGCCTCACAATGAGCTGTAATTATGATGGGTGTTGCTGTTCCTCAGGAGGCTCTGAGACCTTTCAGGACAAGGTGAACTTTTTCCAGCGAGAACTTCGGCAGGTATATATGAAAAGACCACATTCCAAAGTCACCCTGAAGGTCAGCAGACATGCCTTGTTAGAATCGGTATGTAAAGTTTCATCTCTGTCAGCCTTGCCAAAGTTTTCCAACTAAGAACCTCTTCAGCATTTGGTTATATTCTTCAgcttatcttttttaaaaaacctaaatttctctttaaatatatttataaaaagctTTTCCTCTATTTGTTTGATTATACTAAGTTTGCAATTTGTTGGAGGTAGGTTACAAGTGGAGAGACTAGTTGACACAGTGACTTTAAAATCTGTTCCTGAGGAATTTCATGGAACTCTTATGtagggcagaaataaatatttgttacagAAGAAAGTTCTTGTTAACAAGTCCCTGCAATAGAAGAGTTCCATTTGGATTAAAGGAAATGATTTTTGTTGTCACTCTAGTCTGAGGGAAGAGGAACACCTGATGTGTGTCTGTCTCCACTGCACAGACACTGGTCTAGTTCATACATTCCCTAAGAATGAGAAGGCTTGGTCCTTGTCCAGAAAGTGTGTGTGATGTTTGGCTCTGGTAGGTGTGACTGGAAACCCCTTTCGCTCAGCCACAGTCTCCATGTGGCATGGTTCCCTGTCTGAACCTAGCCTGGCGGATAAAGATGTCTAGTGGATAGACTGTACTTTACTAAAAACAAGACTCCCTGGTTCTCATGCTGACAGATTATTGACAATTAATTTTTACTTCTTGTATTTTGCaagtttcctcattcataaaatggggattgtaaaaaaaaaatagcttcaaCTGTATGTTTCTTCTGGATATCTAAGATGGTATTAAGAGCTAAGATGGTATTATAAATCTAAGAAGGTATTAATAaagtttatttctgtttaatataTTTCTTCCAAGTACTAGTGGTTAGTTAGAAAACAGCAACACTCTTGTGTTTTTGTCTTTAACACCCAAGAGATGCTAGTGTTCTGATGGTTTCCTTCCCTTTCACTGCTTTCCAGTCTCTGAAAGCCACTCGGAATTTCTCCATCTCAGATTGGAGCAAGAACTTTGAAGTGGTTTTCCAGGATGAAGAAGGTCAATTTTGAAATTTcatgtttatcttttttaattctcCTTTTCCACTCACCTGTTGCCTTTTCATCAAACACAAAGAGACACACACCAATTATTTTTCCAAGGGAAAAAGAGACCATGAGTCAAGGAAAAAAAGGATAGTTTTTACCAGCCAGGTGACTTTGTGGAGCTTGTAGAGCACAGACAtacagggacttggaaggagagCTCTTAGAACCAAAAGGACACGTTAACTTTTGTACAACCAAGAGGAATGTCCATTTCCAGGGATCTCCATTCTCCTGTGTTTCCGCACTAGGGGGCATAGCTTAATGATTAGAATACCTTTAGTCCTACAGAAAGGGATGGGATTTCAAAAAAGTATATTTCAGTTGAGTTGGGATGGAGGAATAGGGAGAGTGTGAAATGATGGATAAATGAACAGAAGTGATAAGAGGAACATAAACCAGAGTCAGTTTTTAtctttattgtacttttcagctctGGACTGGGGAGGGCCTCGCCGGGAATGGTTTGAGCTAATCTGCAAGGCACTATTTGATACCACCAATCAGCTCTTCACCCGATTCAGTGACAACAACCAAGCATTAGTGAGTCTGTGACTTTCCCATGGGTGGGGTGGGAAATGGGGATTGTGTTATAAAGAATATAATAACAAGAGTTTGAAGTTATGATACTGTCCTGGAAGTTTGATAACCTATGTCCCATTCTTAACGTTGATACATACGATCAGGTTTCTTCCCGCCTCTTTGCCTTCATTATTTCAGATGAATAGTATTTGACTGAAAAGCATTGTAATGCACTGTCTGCTCTGCTAATTGTTACATAAGCCACTTTATCAAAATATACTAGAAGCAATTGTTTTCTGGACTAGATCTTTGAATAAGGAGGGTATCAGGAGTAGAGAAGTAGGCTTTGGCTGAGAGAAGCTCTTGTTTAAAGAAAAGGCATCACATCATCCACTGATTTTAGCTTCCATACTCAACCAGGGACAACATATGAATTTCAGCTCTAAACTTTAATATATAAGAATCTTCAACTTATGTAAGTCCATCTTTGCCTTTTATCTTCCAACCACTTTGGATTACTCAATGGTGGTTACCAAAAGACTAATGCCATTTGGATGGGCTCTTTGACTTGCACATTGAAGTCCTTGCTTTTTTGAGGTGGAGCTAGGGAATAAGGGTTGGGCTTGAAGAAAAATAGCCCAGGGCCTTTCTATCTCCCTCTTTGACAGGTACATCCCAACCCTAATCGCCCTGCTCATCTGCGGTTGAAGGTTTATGAGTTTGCAGGGCGGCTAGTGGGCAAGTGTCTCTATGAGTCATCTCTAGGAGGAGCCTACAAGCAGTTGGTCCGAGCTCGCTTTACCCGTTCTTTTCTGGCCCAAATCATAGGACTACGTGTGCATTACAAGGTAACATTTTAGGTATTCATTTTCTACTGAGGCCATTAATTCTAGAATCTCTCCACCCTGAGCTTATTATTCTTAAGGATGGAGGAATAAATGGTTATAAGCAGTTACTAATTTTATTTCTGAGCAAGAGCATTTATGTTCTGTTCTGTGTCTTTCTATCACCTCAGTACTTTGAAACAGATGACCCAGAATTCTACAAATCTAAAGTTTGTTTCATCCTCAACAATGACATGAGTGAGATGGAGCTGGTCTTTGCAGAAGAGAAATATAACAAATCAGGTCAACTGGATAAGGTGAGAAAGAGGACTAAAGCCTGTGTGTCTCATGTTCCCAGTGTCCACTAGGGCAATGCTGTCTGATaaaactttctgcagtgatggaacTGTTCTCTATTTGTGCTGTCTGCTGAGCACCTGAGATATGGCTAGCATGGCCAAATAActggatttttcattttatttgattttaagtttagataaccacatgtggctagtggcttccATATTGAACAACATATCTTGAGGGCGATTGCGTCCCACACTTTATGATCTTGGCCCTTTTGAGTGGAGCAAAAGACACAGGTGCCCATCTGTCCCACTCTGTCCCACTTTCCAGTAGAAAAAGAACTTTTTGATATCAATAAAGTGTCACTGTACAAGCAGATTAAGAAGGGACGGTAGTGTGTATAACAACGTTAACAGTGGGGATGCAAATGATTTCTGTTTGAGCATAATGTCTATATCTCTTAAAACCTGTTATTAGAAAATTATTGGCCAAAAGTGTTGCTGATGCAAATGTGGTTCTGTTTAAATTGTGGGGTTAAACAATATCAAATGATAATGATGAAATTAAAGCTGCAGTAAT
The Choloepus didactylus isolate mChoDid1 chromosome 4, mChoDid1.pri, whole genome shotgun sequence DNA segment above includes these coding regions:
- the AREL1 gene encoding apoptosis-resistant E3 ubiquitin protein ligase 1 isoform X1; amino-acid sequence: MFYVIGGITVSVVAFFFTIKFLFELAARVVSFLQNEDRERRGDRTIYDYVRGNYLDPRSCKVSWDWKDPYEVGHSMAFRVHLFYKNGQPFPALRPVGLRVHISHVELAVEIPVTQEVLQEPNSNVVKVAFTVRRAGRYEITVKLGGLNVAYSPYYKIFQPGVVVPSKTKIVCHFSTLVLTCGQPHTLQIVPRDEYDNPTNNSMSLRDEHNYSLSIHELGAQEEESSNVSFEKSVTSNRQTCQVFLRLTLHSCGCFHACISYQNQPISNGEFDIIVLSENEKNIVERNVSTSGVSIYFEAYLYNATNCTSTLPSTHLSSSQRRPSTAVEEEDEDSPSECPTPEKVKKPKKVYCYVSPKQFSVKEFYLKIIPWRLYTFRVCPGTKFSYLGPDPVHKLLTLVVDDGIQPPVELSCKERNILAATFIRSLHKNIGGSETFQDKVNFFQRELRQVYMKRPHSKVTLKVSRHALLESSLKATRNFSISDWSKNFEVVFQDEEALDWGGPRREWFELICKALFDTTNQLFTRFSDNNQALVHPNPNRPAHLRLKVYEFAGRLVGKCLYESSLGGAYKQLVRARFTRSFLAQIIGLRVHYKYFETDDPEFYKSKVCFILNNDMSEMELVFAEEKYNKSGQLDKVVELMTGGAQIPVTNANKIFYLNLLAQYRLASQVKEEVEHFLKGLNELVPENLLAIFDENELELLMCGTGDISVSDFKAHAVVVGGSWHFREKVMRWFWTVVSSLTQEELARLLQFTTGSSQLPPGGFAALCPSFQIIAAPTHGTLPTAHTCFNQLCLPTYDSYEEVHRMLQLAISEGCEGFGML
- the AREL1 gene encoding apoptosis-resistant E3 ubiquitin protein ligase 1 isoform X3; amino-acid sequence: MFYVIGGITVSVVAFFFTIKFLFELAARVVSFLQNEDRERRGDRTIYDYVRGNYLDPRSCKVSWDWKDPYEVGHSMAFRVHLFYKNGQPFPALRPVGLRVHISHVELAVEIPVTQEVLQEPNSNVVKVAFTVRRAGRYEITVKLGGLNVAYSPYYKIFQPGVVVPSKTKIVCHFSTLVLTCGQPHTLQIVPRDEYDNPTNNSMSLRDEHNYSLSIHELGAQEEESSNVSFEKSVTSNRQTCQVFLRLTLHSCGCFHACISYQNQPISNGEFDIIVLSENEKNIVERNVSTSGVSIYFEAYLYNATNCTSTLPSTHLSSSQRRPSTAVEEEDEDSPSECPTPEKQFSVKEFYLKIIPWRLYTFRVCPGTKFSYLGPDPVHKLLTLVVDDGIQPPVELSCKERNILAATFIRSLHKNIGGSETFQDKVNFFQRELRQVYMKRPHSKVTLKVSRHALLESSLKATRNFSISDWSKNFEVVFQDEEALDWGGPRREWFELICKALFDTTNQLFTRFSDNNQALVHPNPNRPAHLRLKVYEFAGRLVGKCLYESSLGGAYKQLVRARFTRSFLAQIIGLRVHYKYFETDDPEFYKSKVCFILNNDMSEMELVFAEEKYNKSGQLDKVVELMTGGAQIPVTNANKIFYLNLLAQYRLASQVKEEVEHFLKGLNELVPENLLAIFDENELELLMCGTGDISVSDFKAHAVVVGGSWHFREKVMRWFWTVVSSLTQEELARLLQFTTGSSQLPPGGFAALCPSFQIIAAPTHGTLPTAHTCFNQLCLPTYDSYEEVHRMLQLAISEGCEGFGML